Proteins found in one Tamandua tetradactyla isolate mTamTet1 chromosome 1, mTamTet1.pri, whole genome shotgun sequence genomic segment:
- the SLC17A9 gene encoding voltage-gated purine nucleotide uniporter SLC17A9 isoform X2 — protein MPICAVAMSQDFGWSKQEAGIVLSSFFWGYCLTQVLGGHLGDRIGGEKVILLSASAWGFITAATPLLSHLGSAHLLFMTISRVLTGLLQGVYFPALTSLLSQKVREGERAFTYSTVGAGSQFGTLLTGGVGSLLLDRYGWQSVFYFSGGLTLLWAYYVYMYLLNEKALLMALSVLAQGLPMSRHRKVPWRQLFRKASVWAVVFSQLSSACSFFILLSWLPTFFQETFPSSKGWVFNVVPWLVAIPASVLSGFFSDHLINQGYRTIVVRKFMQVMGLGLSGVFALCLGHTSSFCQSMVFASASIGLQTFNHSGISVNIQDLAPSCAGFLFGVANTAGALAGVVGVCLGGYLIETTGSWASLFHLVAVVSSLGLCTFLLFGQAQRVDLSPAHEDL, from the exons ATGCCCATCTGCGCTGTTGCCATGAGCCAGGACTTCGGCTGGAGCAAGCAGGAGGCAGGCATCGTGCTGAGCAGCTTCTTCTGGGGCTACTGCCTGACTCAGGTCCTGGGTGGTCACCTCGGGGATAG GATTGGGGGTGAGAAGGTCATCCTGCTGTCGGCCTCTGCCTGGGGCTTCATCACGGCCGCCACCCCGCTGCTCTCCCACCTGGGCAGTGCCCACTTGCTCTTCATGACTATCTCACGGGTCCTCACAGGCCTGCTCCAAG GAGTCTACTTCCCGGCCCTGACCAGCCTGCTGTCGCAGAAGGTCCGGGAGGGCGAGCGAGCCTTCACCTATAGCACCGTGGGGGCTGGCTCCCAGTTTGG CACGCTGCTGACGGGGGGCGTGGGCTCTCTGCTCCTGGACCGCTACGGCTGGCAGAGCGTCTTCTACTTCTCCGGCGGCCTCACATTGCTCTGGGCCTACTATGTGTACATGTACCTGCTGAATGAGAAAG CACTGCTAATGGCCCTGAGCGTCCTGGCTCAAGGCCTGCCCATGTCCAGACACAGGAAGGTTCCCTGGAGACAGCTCTTCCGGAAGGCCTCAGTCTG GGCTGTCGTCTTCTCCCAGCTTTCTTCCGCCTGCTCCTTCTTCATCCTCCTGTCCTGGCTGCCCACTTTCTTCCAGGAGACCTTCCCCAGCTCCAAG GGTTGGGTCTTCAACGTGGTCCCCTGGCTGGTGGCAATTCCTGCCAGTGTGCTCAGTGGATTCTTCTCTGACCACCTCATCAACCAGG GTTACAGAACCATCGTCGTGCGCAAGTTCATGCAG GTCATGGGGCTCGGCCTTTCTGGCGTGTTCGCTCTGTGTCTGGGCCATACCTCAAGCTTCTGCCAGTCCATGGTCTTCGCGTCTGCCTCCATCGGACTGCAGACCTTCAACCACAG TGGCATTTCTGTGAACATCCAGGACTTGGCCCCCTCCTGCGCTGGCTTCCTGTTTG GTGTGGCCAATACAGCTGGGGCCTTGGCAG GAGTGGTGGGCGTCTGCCTGGGTGGCTACCTGATCGAGACCACCGGCTCCTGGGCCTCCCTCTTCCACCTGGTGGCTGTGGTCAGCAGTCTGGGGCTATGCACCTTCCTGCTCTTTGGACAAGCCCAGAGGGTGGACCTGAGCCCCGCTCACGAGGACCTCTAG
- the GID8 gene encoding glucose-induced degradation protein 8 homolog, which produces MSYTEKPDEITKDEWMEKLNNLHIQRADMNRLIMNYLVTEGFKEAAEKFRMESGIEPSVDLETLDERIKIREMILKGQIQEAIALINSLHPELLDTNRYLYFHLQQQHLIELIRQRETEAALEFAQTQLAEQGEESRECLTEMERTLALLAFDNPEESPFGDLLNMMQRQKVWSEVNQAVLDYENRESTPKLAKLLKLLLWAQNELDQKKVKYPKMTDLSKGVIEEPK; this is translated from the exons atgagttatacagaaaaaCCCGATGAAATCAcaaaagatgaatggatggaaaaactCAATAACTTACATATTCAGCGAGCAGACATGAATCGTCTCATCATGAACTATCTTGTTACAG AGGGCTTTAAAGAAGCAGCTGAGAAGTTTCGAATGGAATCTGGAATTGAACCTAGTGTGGATCTAGAAACACTTGATGAACGAATCAAAATCCGAGAGATGATATTGAAAGGTCAGATTCAGGAGGCTATTGCATTGATTAATAGCCTCCATCCAGAGCTCTTAGATACAAACCGGTACCTTTACTTTCATTTGCAG CAGCAACACTTGATTGAACTgatccggcagcgtgagaccgaGGCTGCCCTGGAGTTCGCACAGACGCAGTTGGCAGAACAAGGTGAAGAAAGCAGGGAGTGCCTGACAGAAATGGAGCGTACACTAGCTTTGCTGGCCTTTGATAACCCTGAGGAGTCACCTTTTGGAGACCTCCTTAACATGATGCAGAGGCAGAAG GTGTGGAGTGAAGTTAACCAAGCTGTCTTAGATTATGAAAATCGTGAGTCAACACCCAAGCTGGCAAAATTACTGAAACTACTACTTTGGGCTCAGAACGAGCTGGACCAGAAGAAAGTAAAATACCCCAAAATGACAGACCTCAGCAAGGGTGTGATTGAGGAGCCCAAGTAG
- the SLC17A9 gene encoding voltage-gated purine nucleotide uniporter SLC17A9 isoform X1 gives MQPPPDEARRDTAQDAQWSRPECHAWTGTLLLGTCLLYCARVSMPICAVAMSQDFGWSKQEAGIVLSSFFWGYCLTQVLGGHLGDRIGGEKVILLSASAWGFITAATPLLSHLGSAHLLFMTISRVLTGLLQGVYFPALTSLLSQKVREGERAFTYSTVGAGSQFGTLLTGGVGSLLLDRYGWQSVFYFSGGLTLLWAYYVYMYLLNEKALLMALSVLAQGLPMSRHRKVPWRQLFRKASVWAVVFSQLSSACSFFILLSWLPTFFQETFPSSKGWVFNVVPWLVAIPASVLSGFFSDHLINQGYRTIVVRKFMQVMGLGLSGVFALCLGHTSSFCQSMVFASASIGLQTFNHSGISVNIQDLAPSCAGFLFGVANTAGALAGVVGVCLGGYLIETTGSWASLFHLVAVVSSLGLCTFLLFGQAQRVDLSPAHEDL, from the exons ATGCAGCCGCCCCCGGACGAGGCCCGCAGGGACACGGCCCAAGACGCCCAATGGTCAAG gcccgAGTGCCACGCATGGACAGGGACGCTGCTGCTGGGCACCTGCCTGCTGTACTGTGCGCGTGTCAGCATGCCCATCTGCGCTGTTGCCATGAGCCAGGACTTCGGCTGGAGCAAGCAGGAGGCAGGCATCGTGCTGAGCAGCTTCTTCTGGGGCTACTGCCTGACTCAGGTCCTGGGTGGTCACCTCGGGGATAG GATTGGGGGTGAGAAGGTCATCCTGCTGTCGGCCTCTGCCTGGGGCTTCATCACGGCCGCCACCCCGCTGCTCTCCCACCTGGGCAGTGCCCACTTGCTCTTCATGACTATCTCACGGGTCCTCACAGGCCTGCTCCAAG GAGTCTACTTCCCGGCCCTGACCAGCCTGCTGTCGCAGAAGGTCCGGGAGGGCGAGCGAGCCTTCACCTATAGCACCGTGGGGGCTGGCTCCCAGTTTGG CACGCTGCTGACGGGGGGCGTGGGCTCTCTGCTCCTGGACCGCTACGGCTGGCAGAGCGTCTTCTACTTCTCCGGCGGCCTCACATTGCTCTGGGCCTACTATGTGTACATGTACCTGCTGAATGAGAAAG CACTGCTAATGGCCCTGAGCGTCCTGGCTCAAGGCCTGCCCATGTCCAGACACAGGAAGGTTCCCTGGAGACAGCTCTTCCGGAAGGCCTCAGTCTG GGCTGTCGTCTTCTCCCAGCTTTCTTCCGCCTGCTCCTTCTTCATCCTCCTGTCCTGGCTGCCCACTTTCTTCCAGGAGACCTTCCCCAGCTCCAAG GGTTGGGTCTTCAACGTGGTCCCCTGGCTGGTGGCAATTCCTGCCAGTGTGCTCAGTGGATTCTTCTCTGACCACCTCATCAACCAGG GTTACAGAACCATCGTCGTGCGCAAGTTCATGCAG GTCATGGGGCTCGGCCTTTCTGGCGTGTTCGCTCTGTGTCTGGGCCATACCTCAAGCTTCTGCCAGTCCATGGTCTTCGCGTCTGCCTCCATCGGACTGCAGACCTTCAACCACAG TGGCATTTCTGTGAACATCCAGGACTTGGCCCCCTCCTGCGCTGGCTTCCTGTTTG GTGTGGCCAATACAGCTGGGGCCTTGGCAG GAGTGGTGGGCGTCTGCCTGGGTGGCTACCTGATCGAGACCACCGGCTCCTGGGCCTCCCTCTTCCACCTGGTGGCTGTGGTCAGCAGTCTGGGGCTATGCACCTTCCTGCTCTTTGGACAAGCCCAGAGGGTGGACCTGAGCCCCGCTCACGAGGACCTCTAG